AACGAGTAAGAGAGATACGAAAAGGGCCTCATCACGGCGGTGAAGCTCAGTGATGAAGCCCTACTTCGCGAACAAGCGAAGGATTCGCTTAAGCAACAAACTTAGGCGGTCTCAGCGCGAGCGTCGACCTTAACCCAGCTCATCAGGTCGCGCAGCTTGGAGCCGACCTCTTCAATCTGGTGGTTGTTGTAGGAAGCGCGCAGGTCCTCGAGCTCCTTGTTGCCGCCCTCGACGTTGGCAATCAGACGCTTGGTGAAGGTGCCGTCCTGAATGTCAGACAGAATCTCGCGCATGTGCTGCTTGGTATCAGCGGTAATAACGCGTGGGCCAGACAGGTAGCCACCGAACTCAGCGGTGTCGGAGACCGAGTAGTTCATGTTGGCAATACCGCCCTCGAACATCAGGTCAACAATCAGCTTCAGCTCGTGCAGGCACTCGAAGTATGCCATCTCCGGCTCGTAACCAGCTTCAACCAGAACCTCGAAACCGACCTTGACCAGTTCCTCGGTGCCGCCACAGAGAACAGCCTGCTCACCGAAGAGGTCGGTCACAGTTTCTGCCTCGAAGGTGGTCGGGATAACGCCAGCGCGGGCGCCACCGATAGCTGCAGCGTAAGACAGAGCCAGGTCGCGGCCCTCGCCCTTCGGATCCTGGTCAACGGCGATCAGGCACGGAACGCCCTTGCCATCGACGAACTGACGACGAACCAGGTGACCCGGCCCCTTCGGAGCAACCATACCGACGGTGATGTTGTCAGCCGGCTTGATGAGGTCGAAGTGGATGTTCAGACCGTGGCCGAAGAACAGCGCGTCGCCGTCCTTCAGGTTCGGCTCGATGTCCTCGCTGTAAACCTTTGCCTGGGTGGTGTCCGGAACCAGCACCATAATGACGTCTGCCCATGCAGCGGCATCTGCGTTGGACTTAACCTCAAAGCCAGCTTCCTGGGCCTTCACAGCGGACTTGGAGCCTTCACGCAGACCGATAACAACCTCGACACCGGACTCGCGCAGGTTCTGAGCGTGAGCGTGGCCCTGGGAACCGTAGCCCAGGATGGCAACCTTACGCCCCTGGATGATGGACAGATCAGCATCGTCGTCGTACAGCAGTTCAATAGCCATTAAAATTAGCCTCTTTTCGAATCGGATTCGTTAAAAATCTTAGCGTTTAGTTGTTAGCGGGGCTGGAGCATCGGCTTCGGCCCGCGTGCCATTGCGACGGTACCGGACTGAATGAGCTCACGGATACCAAACGGCTCGAGGACCTCCAGCAGGGCTACAAGCTTCGAGCGCTCACCCGTCGCCTCAATGATGACAGACTCTTGAGAGACGTCCACCACGCGGGCACGGAAGAGATTGGCGGCATCGACGACCTGCGGACGATTGGTGTTGTCGCAGGAAACCTTCACCATTAGCAGTCCGCGCGACACCATGGTCTCTGGGGGCTGGCGGACCACCTTCAGCACGGGCACTAGCTTGTTGAGCTGCTTAGTGATCTGTTCGATCGGCAGCGTCTCCGTCTCAACCACGACAGTGATGCGGTTGACTCCCTCGGTCTCAGTTTCACCCGAGGTAATCGACTGGATGCTGAAACCTCGGCGGGTGAACATGCCCGCAATGCGGACCAGAATACCCGGCTCATCGAGGGTCAACACGGATAGAGTGTGCAGTTCAGCCATTTTGGGACTCACTTCCTGTTGCTTCGGATCCCGATTAGCGGGTCTTCATGGACGGGTGGTTAGCGTCGGGCTGCTTCGCGGCGTCCTCGGCGTTGTCCACAACAGTGCCGTGGATGTCAGCCGGGGTCTCGGCCGCTGAGTTCTCATCGTTGAACAGCGGGCGCAGACCACGGGCGTATTCGACCTCATCATTGGATTTGCCAGCTGCCACC
The nucleotide sequence above comes from Corynebacterium amycolatum. Encoded proteins:
- the ilvC gene encoding ketol-acid reductoisomerase, with translation MAIELLYDDDADLSIIQGRKVAILGYGSQGHAHAQNLRESGVEVVIGLREGSKSAVKAQEAGFEVKSNADAAAWADVIMVLVPDTTQAKVYSEDIEPNLKDGDALFFGHGLNIHFDLIKPADNITVGMVAPKGPGHLVRRQFVDGKGVPCLIAVDQDPKGEGRDLALSYAAAIGGARAGVIPTTFEAETVTDLFGEQAVLCGGTEELVKVGFEVLVEAGYEPEMAYFECLHELKLIVDLMFEGGIANMNYSVSDTAEFGGYLSGPRVITADTKQHMREILSDIQDGTFTKRLIANVEGGNKELEDLRASYNNHQIEEVGSKLRDLMSWVKVDARAETA
- the ilvN gene encoding acetolactate synthase small subunit, which produces MAELHTLSVLTLDEPGILVRIAGMFTRRGFSIQSITSGETETEGVNRITVVVETETLPIEQITKQLNKLVPVLKVVRQPPETMVSRGLLMVKVSCDNTNRPQVVDAANLFRARVVDVSQESVIIEATGERSKLVALLEVLEPFGIRELIQSGTVAMARGPKPMLQPR